The genome window ATAATGTTGGATCGGCACTGTCTCTATGTTGGGATTTTCCAGCTTATAATTTTGGCTGGAGTAGCGAATGGTGAGTTTTACTCATCGGTTGACAGCATGCAGGATTTAGCACAAGTGGAAGAAGAACTCCTAAATGCCACGCGTTCGTATGTGGAGTCCCAGCAAAAGCAGCTTGACTTCTACCGCAGGTACTACGACATAATCGAAAGTAGTCTGGAAAATTACTTGAGTATTTAACAGGTATGTTGAGCAAATAAAACAGGAACATGAGTGGGCGACATCCCAATTAAAGCTGGATGACTATCTCGGACACCCATTGCATGCCTTCAGATTGATCAAGCGATTGGTTCAGGATTGGGATGCACTGATCTTTGAACCCATACTCGCCAACAACGCTAGAGAAGGTAGGTATTGTAATCCCATAATTAACAAATACAATAAGTTCTGAACACCCAAAAGAGTTCCGTGCATTCGTGGAGGTTCTGAGCAGGGACTTGGGCTACCCAGATCAATCTGAGCTCCAGGGAGCCATCAAGGGCTTGGCCAGGCTACAGAAGGTCTATAATCTCGCGACCTCGGATTTGGCCGATGGCATCATCGGTGGTTTTACCTACGGTTCGGACTTACAATGGCGTGAATGCTACGAAATAGGTGTACAGCTCTTCGATCTCGGAGAATATCAGAGATCTCTGGAATGGCTTCAAGTGGCATTTATCCTTCTCCAAAATAGTCCAAGAGAGGAAAAAGATGAGGATCACTACTATTCGGATATCCGTGAGTATGCATCCATGGCTAATTTTGAGTTGGGCAATCCAAAGAAAGCCGGAAGACTACTGAGTCAGATCCTTGAATCGCAACCAACACATTCCGCCCAGCAAACTCAAAAGTATCTGGAGAGCAGGGTGCCAGGAAAGAATGTCAAGGAGACGAACCCCTCTTGGTTTTCCAACTATACTAGGTTATGCCAGGGCAGAAGATTGCCCGAAGAGCGAAGTGGTGATCCCTTAAGTTGCTACCTGGATGGAAAACGCCATGCTTACTTCACCTTGGCTCCACTGCAAGTGGAACCGGTACACTTGGATCCGGACATAAATGTTTATCACGGAATGCTGAGCTCCAAACAGATTTTATCCATCTTCGAGGAAGCGGACAAGGAGGAGATGGTTCGGTCCGCTGTGGCCGGAGATGGTGGAAAACGCACCGTGAGGGACTTGCGGGTCAGTCAGCAAACCTGGCTCGACTACAAGTCCCCGGTGATGAATTCCGTAAGTCGGATCATCCAGTTTGTATCTGGATTCGATATGGCCGGAGCGGAGTATATGCAGGTGGCCAACTACGGAGTTGGAGGGCAGTACGAGCCGCATCCGGATTACTTTGAGGTCAATCTGCCGAAGAACTTCGAAGGAGATCGCATCTCCACCAGCATGTTTTATGTGGGTTATAGTTCTTTAGTTCTGAATCTTTTACAAGCTTCTTATATTGTAGCTCTCTGATGTGGAACAAGGAGGTTATACCGTCTTCACCAAGCTTAATGTATTCCTGCCTCCTGTCAAAGGAGCTCTGGTCATGTGGCACAATCTTCATCGATCCCTGGATGTGGATGCTCGCACTTTGCATGCTGGCTGTCCAGTAATCGTGGGTTCCAAGCGGAGTAAGTACACTTTCAAAGAGAAGTTCCTCTTTTCATAAGTAtctaaaaattgtatttatcaCTTCATGTTCATATTACAGTTGGCAATGTCTGGATGCACTCGGGTTACCAGGAGTTCCGTCGTCCCTGCAACCTCACCTCAGATAGCTACAAGTCGCTAGCATATCGAGATTAGGTGTAATTTAcacatttaataaattaatatcttattttaattggcgTTGAGTAAATTTTCTAGTCGAAGTCCCTGTAATTCAGTGAGATTTCCTGGCCCCTTTCGAGATCGCAGGGCCTTACATTATCCTGATTGCGTTCCCGAATCCATACATTGGCAACTAGTTGAATGAATTCATTATAAACTGAATTAGCTGCAAGGTCTAAAAGATGCACTTACTCCATTTGCTGCCCTGAAGAACAGGACAAGCGGCGTGCTTGGTTCGAAAATCCTGGTCCCCAGAGGGATGTAGATTGTACCAAAAGAGAAGGCTTCCTTTTTCTGGGGTCACCAGCAGTGGCAAAAATGGAAATGCGGTTCCTCCACCGGCTTCTACGTCAGATAGCTGGAAAATATTCAGTTAATTATTCTAAAAGATTGGAAAACTGCAATAAACTCACGTAGTAAATGCCCGTTGCAATTCGGTTGCCATGAAGATCTCCTTCCTGGTAAATGTGGTTTTCGGGAAAGCTGTCCCAATGCGGCTCATAGTGTCCACCGATCCCATAGTTTGCCACCTGCAGATCCTCTGCATAATCCATATTCAAGCCGGAGAAGTCACCTACATGATGGCTAAGAAGTTTCGTTGCTGCGTTCCTGGAGTAATTAAAGGAGGCACCTTGACTGGTGCGGAAGGCGGCTGCCGTGGAACCTCCATTTCCCCCCAAGGAGTACACAGTGGATCTTTTTATCCTAGGCCTAGCTGTTTTCTGAAGGGATTCCGAGTCTTTGGAGCCAATAACCTGATGCAGTTGCACCACTAGAGGGTCCAGGTGGAGCTCCTCCAACTTAAAAGGAGCGTAGCCCAAGCGACTCTTCCTTAAGCGACACCTAAGACTTCTTTGCTTGGATGGAAGTGGTGCCAGCTCGCCTCGACACACCTGCTCGTACATACGAAACTCCCGGGATCCATGGTAGTCTCCAGGTCTTCGTGCTGTCAAGTGAAGCAACCCGTTCTTGTCCCCATCAGTGATTAGCTCCTCCAGTTGCTGACGAGCCTCTAGAAGGTGACTCCTTTGGTCCGGTTCTATGGAAAGCACATGGTTCACCAGACTCAGGGCACTTTCGTGGGCGCCCATCTCACGATGATATTCCACCACTGCCTCCATAAAGTCTAGGGACGCGGACTCCGACCCGTATGACTGTTCTCCGAGTAACTGCATCGACTGTTGCAGCCATGGCACCGTGTGGTTGTAATCTCGCAAGGCGTACAGGTGCTGGCCAAGGACAAAGCAATCCTGCCACGACATGGCCGTACTAAAGGGTTAATATATAGTAGTTACCGtgttaattgtttattttgacAAAACCTTGTAGTATGTTAAACATAAATTATTAGCAATTATGTTAGATAGACAAAAGCAAGCCAAGTCGTTAACTTTATAGCTTACTTTCCCACCTTACTGGTTTCGCTCAAATATCCCAGTCTTAAATTCACAACATAAAATGGCTCCGGAATAAAAAAACTTATAATTGCTGCTTTGTCATCTTATGACAACAAATTAAAA of Drosophila mauritiana strain mau12 chromosome 3R, ASM438214v1, whole genome shotgun sequence contains these proteins:
- the LOC117144955 gene encoding prolyl 4-hydroxylase subunit alpha-1, which gives rise to MLDRHCLYVGIFQLIILAGVANGEFYSSVDSMQDLAQVEEELLNATRSYVESQQKQLDFYRRYVEQIKQEHEWATSQLKLDDYLGHPLHAFRLIKRLVQDWDALIFEPILANNAREEFRAFVEVLSRDLGYPDQSELQGAIKGLARLQKVYNLATSDLADGIIGGFTYGSDLQWRECYEIGVQLFDLGEYQRSLEWLQVAFILLQNSPREEKDEDHYYSDIREYASMANFELGNPKKAGRLLSQILESQPTHSAQQTQKYLESRVPGKNVKETNPSWFSNYTRLCQGRRLPEERSGDPLSCYLDGKRHAYFTLAPLQVEPVHLDPDINVYHGMLSSKQILSIFEEADKEEMVRSAVAGDGGKRTVRDLRVSQQTWLDYKSPVMNSVSRIIQFVSGFDMAGAEYMQVANYGVGGQYEPHPDYFEVNLPKNFEGDRISTSMFYLSDVEQGGYTVFTKLNVFLPPVKGALVMWHNLHRSLDVDARTLHAGCPVIVGSKRIGNVWMHSGYQEFRRPCNLTSDSYKSLAYRD
- the LOC117144954 gene encoding prolyl 4-hydroxylase subunit alpha-2, with the translated sequence MLLAKCVLLLVLQVLSCRGEFFSSTSGLEKLFETEVVLLAELQNYVNEINQHAEALQSEIDAIRVEHLNAADGIDDYLNNPVNAFRLIKRLHSDWETFEGSVTADSSRSNYLDTMARLKENLSFPSQDDFVGSAIALTRLQQTYQLDVAELASGILNGVKYGTAMSWQDCFVLGQHLYALRDYNHTVPWLQQSMQLLGEQSYGSESASLDFMEAVVEYHREMGAHESALSLVNHVLSIEPDQRSHLLEARQQLEELITDGDKNGLLHLTARRPGDYHGSREFRMYEQVCRGELAPLPSKQRSLRCRLRKSRLGYAPFKLEELHLDPLVVQLHQVIGSKDSESLQKTARPRIKRSTVYSLGGNGGSTAAAFRTSQGASFNYSRNAATKLLSHHVGDFSGLNMDYAEDLQVANYGIGGHYEPHWDSFPENHIYQEGDLHGNRIATGIYYLSDVEAGGGTAFPFLPLLVTPEKGSLLFWYNLHPSGDQDFRTKHAACPVLQGSKWIANVWIRERNQDNVRPCDLERGQEISLNYRDFD